Proteins from a genomic interval of Sporolactobacillus sp. Y61:
- the codY gene encoding GTP-sensing pleiotropic transcriptional regulator CodY, whose protein sequence is MTLLEKTRKINHLLQGTKTQVDFNEMAKTLRDVIQTNTFVVSRRGKILGLSLKLEFENERIRKMFESRQFPETYTRNLFSVMQTSPNLDINSEFSIFPDENKDLFVNGLTTVVPIVGGGERLGTLILSRLNETFTDEDLILAEYGATVVGMEILREKTDEVEEEAREKAIVQMAIGSLSYSELEAIEHIFEELDGKEGLLVASKIADRVGITRSVIVNALRKLESAGVIESRSLGMKGTYIKVLNDKFLVELNRIKGE, encoded by the coding sequence ATGACCTTATTGGAGAAAACAAGAAAAATTAATCACCTGTTGCAGGGAACTAAAACACAGGTGGACTTCAACGAAATGGCAAAGACCCTGCGGGATGTCATTCAGACCAATACATTTGTTGTCAGCAGGCGCGGGAAGATTCTTGGATTATCATTGAAACTTGAATTTGAGAATGAACGGATCAGGAAGATGTTTGAAAGCAGGCAATTTCCCGAGACCTACACGAGAAATCTGTTCAGTGTGATGCAGACTTCCCCTAATCTGGATATAAACAGTGAGTTCAGTATATTTCCGGATGAAAATAAAGATTTGTTTGTTAATGGTTTAACGACCGTTGTTCCAATTGTCGGAGGAGGGGAACGGTTAGGTACACTGATCCTGTCCCGACTGAATGAAACGTTTACAGATGAAGATCTGATTCTTGCGGAATATGGCGCGACCGTAGTCGGTATGGAGATTCTTCGTGAGAAAACCGACGAGGTTGAGGAAGAAGCGCGCGAGAAAGCGATCGTTCAAATGGCAATCGGTTCTCTTTCATACAGTGAACTGGAAGCGATAGAACATATTTTTGAAGAACTTGATGGCAAAGAGGGTCTGCTTGTTGCAAGCAAAATAGCGGATCGCGTAGGTATTACACGTTCTGTGATTGTTAACGCGCTCAGGAAACTGGAAAGTGCAGGTGTTATTGAATCCAGATCACTGGGAATGAAAGGGACATACATCAAAGTGCTTAATGATAAGTTTTTGGTTGAACTCAATCGTATTAAAGGCGAATAA
- the flgB gene encoding flagellar basal body rod protein FlgB, protein MMFNDYPINTIQLAMNRSFAQQNLIAQNIANVDTPGYKAKKVAFDSLLGDQLQAYRTRPGHISFSGSDPKGYHTEMDTYGTIQDNGNNVDIDHEMSELARNQLLYQTLSQSAADQFKKFNIVLGGNA, encoded by the coding sequence ATGATGTTCAATGATTACCCGATAAATACGATTCAGCTGGCCATGAACAGATCTTTTGCGCAGCAGAATCTCATTGCACAGAACATTGCCAATGTTGATACACCCGGCTACAAAGCAAAAAAAGTGGCGTTTGATTCGCTGCTAGGCGACCAACTTCAGGCATATCGAACCCGTCCGGGGCACATATCTTTTTCCGGTTCAGATCCGAAGGGATATCATACAGAAATGGATACATATGGTACGATACAGGATAACGGCAATAATGTAGATATCGATCATGAGATGTCAGAACTTGCCAGAAACCAGCTGCTTTATCAGACACTTTCACAGTCAGCGGCTGATCAATTTAAAAAATTCAATATTGTACTGGGAGGCAATGCGTAA
- the fliE gene encoding flagellar hook-basal body complex protein FliE, giving the protein MEITPVNLVNSAEKAAASKPNSAASFQQSFASSLKDALNSVNESEQTANHMVTDLARGAGTEDLHTVMIAMQKADILLRTTVQVRDRVIGAYQEIMRMQI; this is encoded by the coding sequence ATGGAAATCACACCGGTAAATCTGGTAAACTCTGCTGAGAAAGCTGCAGCTTCTAAGCCGAACAGTGCCGCTTCTTTTCAACAATCATTTGCCTCCTCTCTGAAAGATGCTCTGAATTCAGTCAATGAATCCGAGCAGACAGCAAATCATATGGTGACAGATCTGGCAAGGGGTGCGGGTACGGAAGACTTACATACAGTAATGATTGCGATGCAGAAAGCAGATATTCTGCTACGGACGACTGTTCAGGTCCGCGACCGGGTGATCGGCGCCTATCAGGAAATCATGAGAATGCAAATTTAA
- the flgC gene encoding flagellar basal body rod protein FlgC, producing MGMFSSMDVAASGLTAQRFRMDTVSSNIANADTTRERLVNGVWQPYRRKMVHIKTIDSSFQSAFRQALGSSAGGVEVSHVTEDPSPFPQKYDPADPDADANGFVRQPNVDPLREMVDLMEANRSYDAGVTVMNASKSMLSRALDIGRQG from the coding sequence ATGGGTATGTTCAGCAGTATGGATGTCGCCGCATCCGGGTTAACGGCCCAGCGATTTCGTATGGACACTGTTTCCTCAAATATTGCCAATGCGGATACGACACGTGAACGGTTGGTTAACGGAGTATGGCAGCCTTACAGACGTAAAATGGTACATATTAAAACCATCGATTCTTCTTTTCAATCCGCATTCCGACAGGCTCTGGGATCTTCTGCCGGTGGAGTAGAAGTTTCTCATGTTACGGAAGACCCGTCACCTTTTCCCCAGAAGTATGATCCGGCTGATCCGGATGCGGACGCAAACGGCTTTGTCAGACAGCCCAATGTTGATCCTCTGAGAGAAATGGTGGATCTGATGGAGGCAAACCGTTCTTATGATGCGGGTGTAACGGTCATGAATGCAAGTAAGAGCATGCTGTCCAGAGCTTTGGATATCGGGAGGCAGGGATAA